DNA sequence from the Pseudomonas tritici genome:
TCCAGGCGCGCTCAGGACTAAAGCCCTACCAGCCCAGGCAACCCACCAATGTCCGAAATCTGATGGTAACCAAAGGCGGCATGCGCGGACTGCTCATGACCACGGGCGACAAACGCTTTGTGCTTGATCTTCATGTCGTGGGCCGACATCAGGTCATAACGGAAGCTTGACGACACGTGCAGCACATCCTCCGGCCCGCAGTTGAGGTTGTCGAGCATGAACTCAAACGCCGCCAAACGCGGTTTATAAGCCTGGGCCTGCTGCGCGGTGAAGACCTTGTTGAAGGGTGCGCCGAGCTTGTCGACGTTGGACATGATTTGCTCGTCCATCGCATTGGAGAAGATCACCAGTGGAATTTTGCCGGCGATTTTTGCCAGGCCCGCGGGCACATCCGCGTGCGGGCCCCAGGTCGGTACGGCATCGTAGTACAGCTGCCCTTCGTCGCGGTATTCGATCCCCCATCGCTTGCACGTGCGCGCCAGGGCGGTCTTGAGAATCACGTCATACGGCAGCCAGTCGCCCATCACTTGGTCCAGGCGGTAAGCGGCGTAATCCTTGACGAATTGATCCATGCGCTCAGCGGGAACACGGTCGGCGAACAGCTCGCGCGTCAAGGCTGCCGTCTTGAAATTGGTCAAGGTGCCGTAGCAGTCGAAGGTGATGTATTTGGGGCGAAGAAAGCTCATGAATGCGGTCCTTAATGAGGGATGAAGTCATAGCGGGGCAGGCAGTTCGACGCATGGGGCATCGCTCGTCATGGGGTTATTACATCACCACGAGGCCATGCATAAACGGTTAAAAGCATGGGCTACCTGCAACAAACTACCGTTTACTTGGCCTGGCCCGGCAGACTTTGCCAGCGCGACAGGCCAGGGTTTCACAACGCAGCAAACGCCTTTTCCAGCGCATCCAGCAGTCGACCCGCTTCCTTTGGCGTCCAGATGAGTGGCGGGCGAATTTTCAGGATGCTCGCATCCGGTCCCGTGGCGGAAATCAGCACCCGCTGCTCACGTAAATGGTTAACCAGGCGCAGCGCCGTTTTCATGTCAGGCGCTTTCGAGCTCCGGTCCGTAACCAATTCAACAGCGAAGTACAGGCCGGTGCCGCGCACATCGCCGATCGGCTCATAGCGCTGGGCCAGGTCTTTCAGACCGGCCATGATCAGCCCTCCCACACGGTTGGCGTTGGCCATGAGCTGCTCTTCGCGAATGACGTCGAGCGTTGCCTGCGCTGCGGCAATCGCCACGCTATTACCGCCGAAGGTGTTGAAATAACGCATGTCGCGCCCGAAACTCGCAACGACTTCCGGGCGTACCATCAAGCCCGCCACGGGGTAACCGTTGCCCATGGGTTTGCCCATGGTGATGATGTCCGGCACGACGCCATGCCGCTGATGGCCCCAGAAGTGCGTACCGCTGCGCCCAAAGCCGGACTGAACTTCATCGGCAATGAACAAGCCTCCGGCTTTACGCACGACCTCGGCAATCGGGCCGAACACGTCGACCGGGTCACAAAACACGCCATCGGAGGAGAACAGGCAGTCGGCGATAAAGGCCGCGACACCACCGCCATGGCGCTGGATATCCTGAATCTGCGCACTGACCTGGTCCGCCATATAGCGCCCCAGCGCTTCACGCGGAATACGGTAGGAGTCTGGCGCAGGGACCTGCCGAACAAACGGATCAAGTTTGGCGTTAGCCCCCAGCGAGGGTGAAAACGCCGCCACGGTGGCAGAGTTTCCGTGATACGCCTCGGCGGTCACGATGACGCCGGTGTTACCGGTGTGATGGCGCGCAATGCGGATTGCCAGGTCGTTGGCTTCCGAGCCACTGCACGTGAACATCAACTGCCCGTCAGCGCCCATCTCGCCATCCGCAGTCGCACGCAGCTGTTCGGCATAATCGAGAATGCCGTCCTGCATATAGCGGGTGTGGCTGCACAGGGTACTCAATTGCTCGGTGATCGCCGCGATGACGCGAGGATGGCAGTGCCCCACCGACACGACATTGTTGTAGGCATCCAGATACTCATTGCCGTCCTTGTCATACAGGTAAGCGCCTTTCGCACGGGCCACGCCCACGGGTTCGTTATAGAACAACCGATAGGCCGGGCCTAACAGATTGGCGCGCCGCTCGATATGCTCGCGCGTCGTGACGTCCAGCCTCTCGATATTGGCCGGATTGAACCCGTTTGGCATATCACCACGGGTAGCCTCGATTTTTGAATTGCTCATTTGAATCCCCTTTAGCAAGGAAGCATTAATCGGCGAAGGACATCAGGAGTTCTGACATTTGCGCGGGTGATCGGTTAAGCATCCAGTCGAGCTGGCCCCAGCCGGGCGCAGCATTCCTCAAGATGTACGCGCTGTTGTGCGGGAACAATTGCGAGCGCCAGGTCGTAATCAAGGCGCGGGCGGTCAAGCGCGCCATTGCGAGGTGCGGGATGAGGGCCAGCTCTGCGCCGGTGAGGTCGGCGATGCGAAGGTAGCCCCGCAGGAGATCTTTTGCCGGGGCAAAAATATCCACCGAGTCATCGGCGCCTACCGTGCCTAACTGGTTCATCATGGCCGTGGCGACATCAATGGCGATGGCGGTCTTGACCGTGTCGCCAAAATCAATGACGCCGCTGACAAACTGCTTGCTGCGCGTATCAATCACAATGTTTGAAGTGTTGAAGTCGTTGTGCAGCACTTGCTGCCGACATCCGGCGATCAAGCCCTCAACCGCAGAAAACCGTTCAAGCGCCGTTTCCAATTGCTGGCGGCGCAGCGGCTCAGCCACACAGTTGATCAGGGGCTCGAGTGTGCTCAGGTGCTGAACATCCCAGCACACCTTGCGCGACTCTGCCGGGTGGGAGAAATCGGCAGTGGCCAGCCTGAGACGGGCAAGCAATTGGCCGATATGCTCGCGCCCTAGCGGTTTCACCGAGGTTTTGTCGAGCGGCGTGCCTGCCAGGAAACTCATGAGCCGCACCTGCCTTGAATCGCCATTGCGCGTGGTAATGCGTGTCAGGTACTCACCCTCCAGCGATTGATAAACCCTGGGGGTCGGAAGCTGCGGCGCCTTGCGCTCAATGTGCCGCATCACTTCGACCTGCAGCGAGAGTTCCAGCGGAACCTCCCGCGGGTTGGCGATTTTCAGCACATAAGACGTGCCGCCCTGGCAGTCGCACCGAAACGTATCGTCCTTTTCCGTCGCGAACCGGGTGAGGTCCGCACTTAAGCCAAACTGCTCGCGCAGGATCCGTGTGCCTTCCTCCAGGGAGACCGGGGTAAAAGGCGCCGCCAAATCACCCTGCAAGCTTGCGAGGTCCTCACTGTGCAGATCGTTCTGAATCACTTGCATCGCTGAACTCCTGGCCCTGGACATGCGATGCCGGCGCACGTCTTTGATGCCCGAATATTGTGCTACAATTTTTTATATTGAAAGAGATTAAGCCTAATTTTTTTCGAGATATACGGGTTAACTTTCAAAAAAATATACTCAAATATTTGATTTTAAATAATAAAAACTTAGTGAATTATTTTTGCCTACTTTTATTTTTGTAGAACAAACACGGAGCACTCAAGGTTGATTGCTGGTGCCCAGCCGCCCAAACATATTAGAATCAACCCTCAGCCGAGCCCCCACCCTGGTGTTGTATAAAATGATTTTTCCCAGCGCGAACATTGACACCCACTCAGCCAAGCCCTCGGCGGTCGAGGTGCTGGCTGCAAAGCTCAAGGGCAGGATCCTGAACGGTGACTTCGAGCCAGGCGAATTCCTGAGGGACGTCAGAATGGCGGATGAGTACGAGGTGGCACGCAACACGTTCCGCAGCGCGGCTCAATTACTGGTCTCATTCGGCTTGTTGCTGAAGGTGCCTAATCGTGGCTTTTGCATACCCGAATTCGGGCCAAACGACATCGTCGATATCGCCAGGTTGCGCGGGGTTCTTGAAACCGAGGCGGTACGCATGATTATCCTCAGCGGGGAGATTCCGCCCGCCGCGCTGAGCGCCGTGGAAACACTGCGTCGCGCGCCGGCCGATGCTCCGCGTTCGGAAATCGTCACCGCAGATGGCGATTTTCACCGGGCAATTATCCATGCGAGCGGCAGCCCGCGACTGCGGCGAAGCTATGCGATGCTGGAAAGCGAGATTGAGCTGCTACTGGTGCTGCAGCAGCCCTGCTATGAAGACCCGAAGGAGATTGTTTCTGATCATGAACACCTGATCGAGTGCCTGCGCAGCAGGGATTTCGAGACCGCGCGCGTCGCGTTCGTCGAGCATTGGGAAGACCTGAGTACAAAGCTGCTACGTGCGCGCTTCGAGCGCCGCAAGTCCTGAGGTTCGCAGCTACCTCGACCTCGGACTGGAGCGCCCTGAGGGGCTCTTTCCATGAGGACCGGCCTCATGACGCAGCCGAAACAAGGCAGTCCCCGCCTGCCTTCGGCCAAGTGCTGCCGGTCGTAAACCACCGCTATGGTGATGCCTGATAAGCGATTTTCTGAGAGACTGAAATTCGACAATGGCGAAAAGAGAGTCGCGCTTCAGCCTCTCTTTCCCTCCTTCTATTTGAACCATGCCGCAGAACAGGATTCTGCGGCCGTTGGGAGATACGTTTGCTTAATGATCCCAAGGATCTGGTCGGTGATGACCGTCTGTCTCATGTGCTGAACGCCAGTGAGCGACTGGCCATGGCGGCCTCGGTGGACGAGGTCGTCGCTGTCTTGAGGGACACGGCGCGCGCCGCGGTAGGCGCGGAGGGCATTGCGGTCGTCATCGAAAATGAAGGCCGCTGTTCTTATGTAGCCGAAGACGCAGTTTCCCCCCTCTGGCAAGGCCAGAGCTTCTTAATCGACCACTGTATTTCTGGTTGGGCGATGCGCCACGGTGAGACAGTTGCGATCCGCGACGTTTGGCTCGATCCACGTATCCCGCAGGACGCTTACACGCCCACTTTTGTCCGAAGCCTTGTGATGGTCCCCATTGGTAGACCTGTTCCGATGTCGGCGCTTGGCGCTTACTGGTCGGAGGTTCGCGATCATGATCCCGATACGATCAAGCGGTTGGAAAGCCTGGCGCGACTGGCAACGATCGCTATCGAGAATGCGCGCCTGACCCAGGCACGCAATCGCGGGGCAGCACTAGGCGCCACTCAGAATCGAGTCCTGAAGCTGGCTGTAGAAGTAACAAACCTGAACGTTACTCTGGATGCAATCGTCCGCGAGGTGGAAGCGCTGTCAACGTCGGGATTCGTGGGGAGCATCGTGCTCTTCAATGAGGACAGCGATCATGTGGAGCATTGCGCCGGCCCGAGTCTGCCTGACGCTTACATTGACGCAGTCAAAGCCATTGCCGGCGTCTCGTTCTTGGGCTACCAGAGTGCTTTAGTGGAAGCGGACGACATCATGATCGACCCACGCTGGAGCCCGTTTCGCGACCTGGCCCTCGGACATGGGTTGCTCGTCTGCTGGTCAAGCCCTATCCGATCGGCGCAGGGCGCATTACTCGGTGCGTTCGTCCTCTACCACCGTGAGCTGCGTGAGCCGTTGCCGGCGGATATCGAGATCATCGATTTCGTGGCCCATACGGTCGGGATGACCGTTCACCGTGCACGAGCGGATTCGGTGATCCGTATCAACGAATCCAGGTTGCGCCTTGCTGTTGACCACGCCGATGTGGGTTTCTGGGACGTAGATTTGGTTCATAACACCCTGGTTTGGCCCTCACAAACCAAGGCGATGTTCGGCATCTCGGCTAACGTGACGGTCACGCTGCAAGACTTCTATGATGGTTTGCATCCCGACGATCGTGACGCGACGATCGATGCCTTCTTAGCGGCCGCTGACCCAAAGCGCCGCGCGCTCTACGAGGTCGACTACCGCACGATTGGCCGAGAGGACGGCATCGTCCGCTGGATCGCGGCCAAGGGGCGCGGGGTGTTCGATGAGGCCGGTATCTGTGTACGCGTCACCGGCACGGCAGTCGAAATCACCGCTCGCAAGGCTACCGAGGAGGAACTGAGGGAGCTTAATGAAACCCTTGAAGGGCGAATTGTCCAGGCCATCGTCGAGCGCGAGGAGGTCCAGAAGACGCTGCGTCAGAGCCAGAAGATGGAAGCCATGGGGCAGCTCACCGGCGGCGTCGCTCATGACTTCAATAACTTGCTCACGCCCATCGTAGGCACACTCGATCTGCTCCTGCGCCGTGGCGTGGGTGGCGAGCGGGAGCAACGTCTCATCTCGGGCGCGATGCAATCGGCGGAGCGTGCCAAGACGCTAGTACAGAGACTGCTTGCCTTCGCGCGCCGTCAGCCGTTGCAAACGGTTCCGGTCGATGTGGCGAGGTTGCTGAACGATATGGGCGATCTGGTGGCGAGCACGACCGGGCCGAAAATCAAGGTGGTCGTTGATGTTCCGGAGAATCTGCCAGCGGCCATTGCCGATCAGAATCAGTTGGAGATGGCTCTTCTCAATCTCTCCGTCAATGCGCGTGACGCGATGATGGGGGGCGGTACCCTGCGCATTTCTGCCAGCACGGCGCTGGTCGGCGATGGGCATCGTTCAAAGCTGCCGCAAGGTGAATATCTCTGTTTGACTGTCGCAGACACGGGCGTTGGCATGGACGCTGCCACGCTTGGTCGAGCGGTCGAGCCGTTCTTCTCCACTAAGGGTGTCGGCAAAGGGACTGGCTTGGGTCTTTCGATGGTGCATGGGCTGGCATCACAATTGAACGGAGCCCTCACGATTCAGAGTTCGCCAGGTTCCGGAACGAACGTGGAGCTTTGGTTGCCGCGCAGCATGACCGTGGCAGCAGGGGCATTGCGCATTGTCGAGGCATCAGAGCCGCAATTGACACGCGGGATCGCGCTGCTGGTCGACGATGAGGAGCTGGTACGGGCGAGTACCTCTTACATGCTTTGCGAACTGGGTTACGGAGTGATCGAGGCCGGCTCCGGCGAAGAGGCCATGCAGCTGATGGCCAACGGGCAGGCATTTGATCTGCTGATCACGGACCATCTGATGCCGGGTATCAACGGGACCGATTTGGCCAGGATGGTCCGCTCCGCAAGGCCTGAAACCGCGATCCTGCTGGTCTCCGGGTATGCCGAACGTGAAGGGCTGGACCCGGATCTTCCGCGGCTCAACAAGCCGTTTCGCAAAAGCGAACTTGCAACAAGCCTTGCCGTGCTCCGAGGCAAGTGCGAGGACCCTGCGCCAGAATCTTAGGGCTTAATACCCTGACCTTCGCCAGAGTATGGGGTGAACGATGCGCCATTCATCCCAGGCTACAGCCTGACACCTGGCGACGGGATGATGATTGACGCTACGCCTTCACAGCGCCTATTGCTGAGTCGCGACCGTGTTTAGGGTATCGCCTTAGCAATTGGGAGATCACGTGCTAGGGTCCAAAGCTAGTTGCTCCGCTATTGCAGCGGAATATACACATCTGTTTGCCATTGATCCTGCGGCGTCTCGGGGTAGGCGCTCAGGTACTGGAAAAACAGCGGCTGGTCGCGAAGCTCCTCCCCACTGGCAGGAAGCCAATCGCGGTAAATGGGATAGATCGTTTCGCCGATGTGGTCCGGTGACCCCGCGTGTCGCACCACGACGCAGCGACCGGCAGGAATGAGGAGTTCGTGCACGCCGAACTCATTAGCCGCCACCGCCTCGTGGATTTCGCCGCAGATTGCGAAGCGGAATGCGTGTGGGGGTGTCGTATCGGGATTGTTAAAGGGAATGCCAAAGGTGCGACTCGACGCCACTGGCGACTGTCCGCTCTGCACACGCCACTCAATGAACCTACGCACGCTCTCATTGACGAGCCCCGGTGGTCCACGGTGCTCGAGCGCTGCTACCTTGACTTCAGGGAAATCTACAATTCGTACTTGCATGGTGATCGTCCTGGAAAAGTGAGGGATTGCAAATACCGCATTCCAGACTTGCCAGTTAGGTTCCTTCCTGAACGCACTCGGCGTGGTACCGAACGCCCGCCTGAACGCCCTGCAAAATGCCTCGGGGCTTTCAAAACCGGCATCGAAGGCGGCGCCCAGCACCGAGTGATCAGCGAGGGCGACCAAGCGATGTGCTGCACGCCGTAGTCGCATCAGTTGCACATAACGTGAAACCGGCACGCCTACGAACGCACTGAATTGTCGATGGAAGTGAAACGTCGAAAAGTTCGCCACCTGGCTTAACGTCCTTACCGACAGGTCGCCTTCGAGATTGGCATCAATGTAGGCGAGTACGGCGTTGAAACGTTTTGTGTAAGCAAAATGGGTCGGCATGTCAGACACTGGAAAAGACTCCTGGAAGTACGGCCGTCAATAGAGTCGACTATAGCGGCGTGAGCACGCCTAGCCGCATTTGCTCAAGACACGCTTTGGGTTTGCCGATGCGTC
Encoded proteins:
- a CDS encoding haloacid dehalogenase type II yields the protein MSFLRPKYITFDCYGTLTNFKTAALTRELFADRVPAERMDQFVKDYAAYRLDQVMGDWLPYDVILKTALARTCKRWGIEYRDEGQLYYDAVPTWGPHADVPAGLAKIAGKIPLVIFSNAMDEQIMSNVDKLGAPFNKVFTAQQAQAYKPRLAAFEFMLDNLNCGPEDVLHVSSSFRYDLMSAHDMKIKHKAFVARGHEQSAHAAFGYHQISDIGGLPGLVGL
- a CDS encoding AraC family transcriptional regulator, with the protein product MSDMPTHFAYTKRFNAVLAYIDANLEGDLSVRTLSQVANFSTFHFHRQFSAFVGVPVSRYVQLMRLRRAAHRLVALADHSVLGAAFDAGFESPEAFCRAFRRAFGTTPSAFRKEPNWQVWNAVFAIPHFSRTITMQVRIVDFPEVKVAALEHRGPPGLVNESVRRFIEWRVQSGQSPVASSRTFGIPFNNPDTTPPHAFRFAICGEIHEAVAANEFGVHELLIPAGRCVVVRHAGSPDHIGETIYPIYRDWLPASGEELRDQPLFFQYLSAYPETPQDQWQTDVYIPLQ
- a CDS encoding GntR family transcriptional regulator, which codes for MIFPSANIDTHSAKPSAVEVLAAKLKGRILNGDFEPGEFLRDVRMADEYEVARNTFRSAAQLLVSFGLLLKVPNRGFCIPEFGPNDIVDIARLRGVLETEAVRMIILSGEIPPAALSAVETLRRAPADAPRSEIVTADGDFHRAIIHASGSPRLRRSYAMLESEIELLLVLQQPCYEDPKEIVSDHEHLIECLRSRDFETARVAFVEHWEDLSTKLLRARFERRKS
- a CDS encoding aspartate aminotransferase family protein; amino-acid sequence: MSNSKIEATRGDMPNGFNPANIERLDVTTREHIERRANLLGPAYRLFYNEPVGVARAKGAYLYDKDGNEYLDAYNNVVSVGHCHPRVIAAITEQLSTLCSHTRYMQDGILDYAEQLRATADGEMGADGQLMFTCSGSEANDLAIRIARHHTGNTGVIVTAEAYHGNSATVAAFSPSLGANAKLDPFVRQVPAPDSYRIPREALGRYMADQVSAQIQDIQRHGGGVAAFIADCLFSSDGVFCDPVDVFGPIAEVVRKAGGLFIADEVQSGFGRSGTHFWGHQRHGVVPDIITMGKPMGNGYPVAGLMVRPEVVASFGRDMRYFNTFGGNSVAIAAAQATLDVIREEQLMANANRVGGLIMAGLKDLAQRYEPIGDVRGTGLYFAVELVTDRSSKAPDMKTALRLVNHLREQRVLISATGPDASILKIRPPLIWTPKEAGRLLDALEKAFAAL
- a CDS encoding GAF domain-containing hybrid sensor histidine kinase/response regulator, which codes for MAASVDEVVAVLRDTARAAVGAEGIAVVIENEGRCSYVAEDAVSPLWQGQSFLIDHCISGWAMRHGETVAIRDVWLDPRIPQDAYTPTFVRSLVMVPIGRPVPMSALGAYWSEVRDHDPDTIKRLESLARLATIAIENARLTQARNRGAALGATQNRVLKLAVEVTNLNVTLDAIVREVEALSTSGFVGSIVLFNEDSDHVEHCAGPSLPDAYIDAVKAIAGVSFLGYQSALVEADDIMIDPRWSPFRDLALGHGLLVCWSSPIRSAQGALLGAFVLYHRELREPLPADIEIIDFVAHTVGMTVHRARADSVIRINESRLRLAVDHADVGFWDVDLVHNTLVWPSQTKAMFGISANVTVTLQDFYDGLHPDDRDATIDAFLAAADPKRRALYEVDYRTIGREDGIVRWIAAKGRGVFDEAGICVRVTGTAVEITARKATEEELRELNETLEGRIVQAIVEREEVQKTLRQSQKMEAMGQLTGGVAHDFNNLLTPIVGTLDLLLRRGVGGEREQRLISGAMQSAERAKTLVQRLLAFARRQPLQTVPVDVARLLNDMGDLVASTTGPKIKVVVDVPENLPAAIADQNQLEMALLNLSVNARDAMMGGGTLRISASTALVGDGHRSKLPQGEYLCLTVADTGVGMDAATLGRAVEPFFSTKGVGKGTGLGLSMVHGLASQLNGALTIQSSPGSGTNVELWLPRSMTVAAGALRIVEASEPQLTRGIALLVDDEELVRASTSYMLCELGYGVIEAGSGEEAMQLMANGQAFDLLITDHLMPGINGTDLARMVRSARPETAILLVSGYAEREGLDPDLPRLNKPFRKSELATSLAVLRGKCEDPAPES
- a CDS encoding phosphotransferase, which codes for MQVIQNDLHSEDLASLQGDLAAPFTPVSLEEGTRILREQFGLSADLTRFATEKDDTFRCDCQGGTSYVLKIANPREVPLELSLQVEVMRHIERKAPQLPTPRVYQSLEGEYLTRITTRNGDSRQVRLMSFLAGTPLDKTSVKPLGREHIGQLLARLRLATADFSHPAESRKVCWDVQHLSTLEPLINCVAEPLRRQQLETALERFSAVEGLIAGCRQQVLHNDFNTSNIVIDTRSKQFVSGVIDFGDTVKTAIAIDVATAMMNQLGTVGADDSVDIFAPAKDLLRGYLRIADLTGAELALIPHLAMARLTARALITTWRSQLFPHNSAYILRNAAPGWGQLDWMLNRSPAQMSELLMSFAD